In the genome of uncultured Fibrobacter sp., the window GATATTTACAAGGCCGTGCCTGCTGAAAGCAAGATTGTCTTTGTACTTCGTCATGCCGAACGTGAATCGGGCTTGGGTAAAGAATCTCCGCTGACCGAAGTTGGCGTGCAGCAAGCGCTTGACGTGGGTGCAAAATTGGCTAGTGATGAATCCTTCTATTTTGCTTCTACGGATTTCTTGCGCACTCGCACTACCGCTGAAAAAATTGCAGAAGGTCATGGACAACTTGCTGCTGTAGTGGAAGCCCGAGATGACATTATTTACGGTAGTTACTTCTTGACGGTTCCGTCCGATACGCTTGATGCCTTGGTGTCTAAGCGCGGCGGCTCTTTCCGTTATGTTTCACAGTGGGCGTATGACCAGCCGTTTACCAACAACTATGCAATTCAGCATGGCGTGGCAACGTATTTCTACGACCTGTTCGAACGCGGTGACCAGTTTATCAACGAAGTTGTTCTGGCAAACCTTCCGAGCTGGAAGCGCGTGAATGTGCTTATTACCCACGACTTGCTTACGGAACCTTTGGCTGTCTACGCGTCTAACCGTACGGTTGACCTCAAAACTTACGAAAGCTTCCGTTGGATCAATTACGTCGCAGGCATTGCTGTTGTTGTCGATGCCTCGGGCTTGGTCACGGTATTGCCTGCCAAGGGCGTGGATCTCGGCTTCCTGAATACCAAGGAAGCTTACGGCGATAAGTAATACACGTTTATTATGAAAGTTGCTGTTCTTGGTTCTACCGGACTTGTCGGCAAAAATGTTTTGAAACTGCTCGCACGCCTCCCGCAGGTTGTGCGAGTTTTTTGCCCTGTACGAAATGTGCCGGATTTAAAGGATCTTGGGATTCTGGAAGGGACGATCAAGATTGACTTTAAGCAAGTGGATTTTGAACAAGATAACGATGCGACGCGGCTTTTTTTCTATGCGGGTTTTACCGGTTGCGACGCGGTGGTGTGTTGCCTGGGAACTACTCGAAAGCAGGCGGGAAGCAAGGCTGCTCAAGAAAAAATTGACGTGAGGCTTCCGCTCATGCTTGCGGCAATTGCGAAAAAGGCTGGCGTAAAGAATTTCTTGTGCGTAAGCGCGATGGGTGCCGACAGTCACTCGCCCTATTTTTACAACCGCTTAAAAGGCCAACTTGAAGAAGGCCTCGACATGATTGGTTTTGAAACGCTGACGCTCGTGCGTCCTTCGCTTTTGCTTGGCAAACACAAGGACAGACGCTTTGGCGAAGAGCTTTTGCAAAAGACTATCGGGGCTCATCCCGAATGGATTCCGGCTTATGTGCGACCGGTGCATGCCGAAACGGTGGCGGCTCATTTGGTGACTTCGCTCCTGAAACCACCTACGGACCACGTATGCGCGACTGACGGAAGAGTCGGCAAGCGGATTATCTATAACCGCGTGCTCGCCCAGACGAAAGTGGATGACTTGTTTTGACTATTTGAACTTCCAGAACTTGTACAAGAACTTGGTTGTTTTAATGGGCGTCTTGAGGAAGGCGCTCTTCTTGTATCCGCTAAGGGCGAAGCCTTGCAGTACCTTGTAAAGTTCGATTTGGTCTGCACGGTTGATAGCGAGCAGGAACCTGCGGAACTTGTATTCAAAGTCATGCATCTTGCCGAAATAGCCGTAGCAGCGTTTTTCGTATTGCTTGAGGAATTCTTTCGAAAGATTGCCAGCCTTAAGACCTTGGTCTACGTATTCGGCGCAGAATCTGCCTGCCCTCATTGCGGAAGCAATGCCACCACCCGTGAGCGGGTTGGTGTGGTGGGCGGCGTCGCCCACGAGGGCAAAGCGGTCAAGCGTGTAATCCTTGAGGACGCTCGAAACAGGAATCACGCCTCCGACGGTATGATTGATCTTTGCGCCCGGGAAAAGCTTTTCGAGCCATTCCATCGTAACTTCCAGAATGTTCTGCCTGTTCTTGTTTGTAATCAAGAAGCCTGCACCGAAATTCGTGACGTTCGATTTCTGCTTCGGGAAACTCCAGATGTAGCCGTCGTTAATATAGTCGTGACCTTGCCAGAACGTCAGGTAGTCGGGCTTGGTCAAGAGGCCTTGCACCTGGATATCGACGCCGGTACAGGTTTGCATCACTTTCTGACCGCAGTCGAGACCGACGATACGTCCGATACGGCTTTCGACACCGTCGGCGGCAATGACCATCTTTGCAAAAATTTCTTGGGTGCTTGTTTCGGTGACTGATCCGTTTCCGTCGCCGCTTCCGAGTACGACTCGAACCATGCGTTCGTCGCCTTCGACATCGCTTACGAATTCGGCACGGGCGCATGTTTCTACCTGGGCGCCATCGTCGGCGGCAAGCTTTGCAAGCCAGGGGTCAAAGATTTCTCGGTTGAGCATGATGCCGGTGGCGGGCTTCGGAACTTCGATGTTCACGCCGGCAGGGCCATAAATGTAGAGCCCGTTAATAATGCTTTCGATGCAGCTGTCGTCAATCGGACCGTAAGTCTTCAAGTCGGCAAGCGTCGTGCTCGCTTCGCCACAGCGTACGGGGTAGCCGATTTTTTCGCGCTTTTCGAGCAACAGGACCTTGTGGCCTGCACGGGCCAAGTTGCGGGCGGCAACACAACCGCCGGGGCCGGCACCAATGACAACGACATCGTAACGGGAATCAAGCATCGTCCACCTCCACGATTTTCAGTGCGCCAACAGG includes:
- a CDS encoding NAD(P)/FAD-dependent oxidoreductase, with product MLDSRYDVVVIGAGPGGCVAARNLARAGHKVLLLEKREKIGYPVRCGEASTTLADLKTYGPIDDSCIESIINGLYIYGPAGVNIEVPKPATGIMLNREIFDPWLAKLAADDGAQVETCARAEFVSDVEGDERMVRVVLGSGDGNGSVTETSTQEIFAKMVIAADGVESRIGRIVGLDCGQKVMQTCTGVDIQVQGLLTKPDYLTFWQGHDYINDGYIWSFPKQKSNVTNFGAGFLITNKNRQNILEVTMEWLEKLFPGAKINHTVGGVIPVSSVLKDYTLDRFALVGDAAHHTNPLTGGGIASAMRAGRFCAEYVDQGLKAGNLSKEFLKQYEKRCYGYFGKMHDFEYKFRRFLLAINRADQIELYKVLQGFALSGYKKSAFLKTPIKTTKFLYKFWKFK
- a CDS encoding NAD(P)H-binding protein, which gives rise to MKVAVLGSTGLVGKNVLKLLARLPQVVRVFCPVRNVPDLKDLGILEGTIKIDFKQVDFEQDNDATRLFFYAGFTGCDAVVCCLGTTRKQAGSKAAQEKIDVRLPLMLAAIAKKAGVKNFLCVSAMGADSHSPYFYNRLKGQLEEGLDMIGFETLTLVRPSLLLGKHKDRRFGEELLQKTIGAHPEWIPAYVRPVHAETVAAHLVTSLLKPPTDHVCATDGRVGKRIIYNRVLAQTKVDDLF
- a CDS encoding histidine phosphatase family protein, whose protein sequence is MNMKKFVARKAFPVICAAFISVVIAGCGDDSSNSAKAPVDTTPVVNPTDSSTTTPVTDPVTDPATNPTTDPSTEPVTNPENPTKDSTVVDTTVKDPVVNPDTSTTPGEPATKVSVNRDPAVANLAVVPDSNGFYDVGDIYKAVPAESKIVFVLRHAERESGLGKESPLTEVGVQQALDVGAKLASDESFYFASTDFLRTRTTAEKIAEGHGQLAAVVEARDDIIYGSYFLTVPSDTLDALVSKRGGSFRYVSQWAYDQPFTNNYAIQHGVATYFYDLFERGDQFINEVVLANLPSWKRVNVLITHDLLTEPLAVYASNRTVDLKTYESFRWINYVAGIAVVVDASGLVTVLPAKGVDLGFLNTKEAYGDK